The following proteins are co-located in the Hyalangium minutum genome:
- a CDS encoding lamin tail domain-containing protein → MDAGFPGDAGTGTDGGTGTDGGTGTDGGTPPPSSTLIRLMAANISSGNLQSYDPGHGIRIMQGTKPDVVMIQEFNYGSNSSADIRGFVDTTFGPNFYYYRETGAQIPNGVISRYPIIAAGEWTDTQVSNRDFAWARIDVPGPRDLWVVSVHLLTSGAGVRNTEAGNLVNFINANVPQGDYLAIGGDFNTDNRSESCFSTFSSVVTTSSPYPADRNGNNNTNAGRSKPYDHVLVDADLRQYQVATVIGSSTFPAGLVVDTRVYSPISEISPAQSGDSGSTNMQHMAIIKDFLIPGGTTTASITVNSPNGGESWVGGSSHAITWTSSGVVNAKLEYTLDGSAWTTITSSTASSGSYTWTVPNVATSAAKVRVSDASNSALNDTSNASFTITVSGGADGGVADGGTGTGDGLVFLNEVLINEPGGAGAEAYEFVELVNSGGAAVDISGWTISDAVSVRHVFASGTVLGAGRAIVVFGGPAGIPGGLTNAVAASTGGLNLSNSGDTVTVKSGGVTVDSATFGTTLTGTDGVSANRSPDGVNTATFVLHTSLSSSQSSPGVRVNGSPF, encoded by the coding sequence GTGGACGCGGGCTTCCCGGGCGATGCGGGCACGGGCACGGACGGTGGCACGGGCACGGACGGTGGCACGGGCACGGATGGCGGCACGCCGCCGCCGAGCTCCACGCTCATCCGCCTCATGGCGGCCAACATCTCCAGCGGCAACCTGCAGAGCTACGATCCGGGGCACGGCATCCGCATCATGCAGGGCACCAAGCCGGACGTGGTGATGATCCAGGAGTTCAACTACGGGAGCAACTCGTCCGCGGACATCCGGGGCTTCGTGGACACCACGTTCGGTCCCAACTTCTATTACTACCGCGAGACGGGTGCGCAGATCCCCAACGGGGTGATCAGCCGCTACCCGATCATCGCCGCGGGCGAGTGGACCGACACCCAGGTGAGCAACCGCGACTTCGCGTGGGCGCGCATCGATGTGCCGGGGCCGAGGGACCTCTGGGTGGTGAGCGTGCACCTGCTGACCTCGGGCGCGGGCGTGCGCAACACCGAGGCCGGCAATCTGGTCAACTTCATCAACGCCAACGTCCCCCAGGGCGACTACCTGGCCATCGGCGGTGACTTCAACACCGACAACCGCAGCGAGTCGTGCTTCAGCACCTTCTCCTCGGTGGTGACGACGAGCAGCCCGTACCCGGCCGACCGCAACGGCAACAACAACACCAACGCGGGCCGCTCCAAGCCGTATGACCACGTGCTGGTGGACGCGGACCTGCGCCAGTACCAGGTGGCCACGGTGATTGGCTCCAGCACGTTCCCCGCAGGCTTGGTGGTGGACACGCGCGTGTACTCGCCGATCTCGGAGATCTCCCCCGCGCAGTCGGGCGACAGTGGCTCCACCAACATGCAGCACATGGCCATCATCAAGGACTTCCTCATCCCCGGCGGCACCACCACCGCGAGCATCACGGTGAACTCGCCCAACGGCGGTGAGAGCTGGGTGGGCGGCAGCAGCCACGCCATCACCTGGACCTCCTCGGGCGTGGTGAACGCGAAGCTGGAGTACACGCTGGATGGCAGCGCCTGGACGACCATCACCTCGAGCACGGCCTCCTCGGGCAGCTACACGTGGACGGTGCCGAACGTGGCCACCAGTGCCGCCAAGGTCCGGGTGAGCGATGCCTCCAACTCTGCTCTCAACGACACGAGCAATGCGTCCTTCACCATCACCGTGTCGGGCGGTGCGGACGGTGGCGTGGCGGACGGCGGCACCGGCACGGGCGATGGCCTCGTGTTCCTTAACGAGGTGCTCATCAATGAGCCTGGTGGCGCGGGCGCGGAGGCGTACGAGTTCGTGGAGTTGGTGAACTCGGGTGGTGCGGCGGTGGACATCTCCGGGTGGACGATCTCGGACGCGGTGAGCGTGCGGCACGTCTTCGCCAGCGGCACGGTGCTGGGCGCGGGCCGGGCCATCGTGGTCTTCGGCGGCCCTGCGGGGATTCCGGGCGGGCTCACCAACGCGGTGGCCGCCTCGACCGGAGGCCTCAATCTGTCCAACAGCGGCGATACGGTGACGGTGAAGAGCGGGGGAGTGACGGTGGACTCGGCCACGTTCGGCACGACGCTCACCGGAACGGACGGCGTGTCGGCCAATCGGAGCCCGGACGGCGTCAACACGGCCACCTTCGTCCTGCACACCTCGCTGTCGTCCAGCCAGTCCTCGCCGGGCGTCCGCGTGAACGGGAGCCCCTTCTAG
- a CDS encoding Mut7-C RNAse domain-containing protein gives MKPKQVRVRLYGALNDFLPPERRGTEFLHTFAGTPSVKDLLESLGPPHPEVDVILVDDAAVDFSHRVEDGARVAAYPAFHSLDVTPMTRVGLPLPEEPRFALDVGLGRLAGFLRMLGFDTLWRNDFADDELSRLSRDEERVVLTRDLGLLKRAEVRHGYYPRNTDPAHQLVEVVRRYQLASRMKPFTRCLACNAPLEVAGKDEVLDRIPEGVAATHSRFQQCHECKRVYWPGTHHQRMQALVDKLRELEHEA, from the coding sequence ATGAAGCCAAAGCAGGTGCGGGTGCGCCTCTATGGAGCGCTGAACGACTTCCTCCCGCCCGAGCGCCGGGGCACTGAGTTCCTCCACACCTTCGCGGGAACACCCTCGGTGAAGGACCTGCTGGAGTCGCTCGGGCCGCCGCACCCCGAGGTGGATGTCATCCTCGTGGACGACGCGGCGGTGGACTTCTCTCACCGCGTCGAGGACGGCGCGCGCGTGGCGGCCTACCCCGCGTTCCACTCGCTCGACGTGACGCCCATGACCCGGGTGGGACTGCCACTGCCCGAGGAGCCGCGCTTCGCGCTCGATGTAGGCCTGGGGCGGCTGGCGGGCTTCCTGCGGATGCTCGGCTTCGACACCCTGTGGCGCAACGACTTTGCAGATGACGAGCTTTCTCGGCTCTCAAGAGACGAGGAGCGCGTGGTGCTGACGAGAGACTTGGGGCTGCTCAAGCGCGCCGAGGTGCGCCACGGCTACTACCCGCGCAACACGGACCCCGCGCACCAGTTGGTGGAGGTGGTGCGCCGCTACCAGCTCGCCTCGCGCATGAAGCCCTTCACCCGCTGCCTGGCGTGCAACGCGCCGCTGGAGGTGGCCGGGAAGGACGAAGTGCTCGACCGCATCCCCGAGGGCGTGGCCGCCACGCACTCGCGCTTCCAGCAGTGCCACGAGTGCAAGCGCGTCTACTGGCCCGGCACGCACCACCAGCGCATGCAAGCCCTGGTGGACAAGCTGCGCGAGCTCGAGCACGAGGCCTGA
- the lepB gene encoding signal peptidase I, with protein MVGEEGKVGWRRRTVAVLVALCTPAGAGHGVLGRWQRGLAWFLALLLLQASLLFTGVAGAVLIVVLQLGSIIDAALLRPSSRGLPSTGRAAVLAVAFLLSGQAAARLNRRFIAEPFWVPGSSMEPTLLQGDQFVADRTVRTPWQWQPIERGSIIVFPDPQKPEQDFVKRVVARGGDTVAIRNGVVLLNGQPLERKLVGSCESAEGPTEGGDCEEYEEVLGSRRYRVRHDLAFAHEGRFPAEDGRCPQGLEPKDGGCAVPVGQLFVLGDNRTNSYDSRFWGGVPELSVKGVAVSVHFSLGPDWHVRWERLGQPVR; from the coding sequence ATGGTGGGTGAAGAAGGAAAGGTGGGCTGGCGGCGCCGGACGGTGGCAGTGCTCGTGGCGCTATGTACTCCGGCGGGAGCGGGTCACGGGGTGCTGGGCCGGTGGCAGCGGGGGCTGGCATGGTTTCTCGCGCTGCTCCTGTTGCAGGCCTCGCTGCTGTTCACGGGCGTGGCGGGGGCGGTGCTCATCGTGGTGCTGCAGCTGGGCTCCATCATCGATGCGGCGCTGTTACGCCCTTCCTCCCGAGGTCTCCCGAGCACGGGGCGGGCCGCCGTGCTGGCCGTGGCGTTCCTGCTCTCGGGCCAGGCCGCCGCGAGGCTCAACCGCAGGTTCATTGCCGAGCCCTTCTGGGTGCCGGGCTCGAGCATGGAGCCGACCCTGCTTCAAGGGGATCAGTTCGTGGCGGATCGCACGGTGCGCACCCCCTGGCAGTGGCAGCCCATTGAGCGTGGCTCGATCATCGTCTTTCCCGATCCCCAGAAGCCGGAGCAGGACTTCGTGAAGCGCGTGGTCGCCCGAGGCGGAGACACCGTGGCGATACGCAACGGCGTGGTCCTCCTCAACGGGCAGCCCTTGGAGCGGAAGTTGGTGGGCTCCTGCGAGTCGGCCGAGGGGCCCACGGAGGGAGGAGACTGCGAGGAGTACGAAGAAGTCCTCGGTTCGCGCCGCTACCGTGTGAGGCACGACCTGGCCTTCGCGCATGAGGGCCGCTTCCCCGCGGAGGACGGACGCTGCCCCCAGGGCCTGGAGCCGAAGGATGGCGGATGTGCCGTGCCCGTGGGGCAGCTCTTCGTGCTCGGGGACAACCGCACGAACAGTTACGACTCCCGCTTCTGGGGTGGAGTGCCTGAGCTCAGCGTGAAGGGCGTGGCCGTCTCCGTGCACTTCTCTCTCGGCCCGGACTGGCACGTGCGATGGGAGCGGCTGGGGCAGCCGGTGCGGTGA
- a CDS encoding isoleucine--tRNA ligase produces MSDVGAPPKDYRGTLNLPRTELPPQGEPERVEPRMLARWSELSLGARMREQRTGAEPFVLAARPLEARRPLHMGQALSVVLQDIVRKYRHLSGRRCDFLFGWDTHGMPSEDDFLQQKEAVLHRLGGLGSEAKPYRTQDPAYAARELRELATLARRGLLSRRKQPLLWCPEEQKVLGEHEVEEASRLSPSVYVAFRAGPEVAERFSSLKGREVFFVTWTLAPWSLPGNVALSVNADFEYVFYEAGQRVLCVAKDLLAKVLAEVKADELVMKNARLPGGDVETVAFDDLRKILVYASGEDLAGLRYQHPFLERTGQVVLGGPSTLEQGTGLVHVAPGLGQGDAEVDPKLGLELYNPVGQNGRYDETVGTPLQGMRVLAADSVILELLAERGALLNAKKDTVEHSLPHCRSCHQPVIRAASAQWFIALDSPLPGGKTLRERAMEEADRVQWRPDSGRGALRDVLEKRADGCISRKESWGVPLPIAYCEGCGEAVVSPELMERVAATVEKADASVWHRTPVEEFLGADFRCASCGGSRFRRETDTLDPQFDAACMFSAVLGPRQGLPADLCLTEREQLDGWLASAMVVSVGTRDASPYRTCFTHGSGVDAHGQKLSRSQERDADAKTFVVRYGAEVLRLWAAFSDLQNDVPLSDAIREALIQDLAKLRHTLAFALGHLSGFEPARDSVPASQLLPLDAWARGRLSEMVARVREAYEAHALHRVHSDVMDFCAAELSATYFAIIEDRLLTASASGRERRSAQTVLFEVASSLLRLLAPILSFTAEEAWQQLPGRSAESVFLTDLPQPVGPMDPELAERYARLLAMRSAVRVLIEETLREERLGSSLNARVVLAAAGEAKAFLLAHIEELPALFRVSQVELVDEPGPKARPLALAQAWNGAELAAEVLPAWGAKCPRCGGFAEEVEQESEVCPRCSEALS; encoded by the coding sequence ATGAGCGACGTTGGCGCGCCTCCGAAGGACTACCGCGGCACCCTGAACCTCCCGCGCACCGAGCTTCCTCCGCAGGGAGAGCCAGAGCGGGTGGAGCCTCGGATGCTGGCGAGGTGGTCCGAGCTCTCCCTTGGGGCTCGGATGCGGGAGCAGCGCACGGGCGCCGAGCCCTTCGTGCTGGCGGCTCGGCCGTTGGAGGCCCGCCGCCCGCTGCACATGGGCCAGGCGCTGAGCGTGGTGCTCCAGGACATCGTGCGGAAGTACCGCCATCTCAGCGGGCGCCGGTGTGACTTCCTCTTCGGCTGGGACACCCATGGCATGCCGTCCGAGGACGATTTCCTCCAACAGAAGGAGGCCGTGCTCCATCGTCTCGGGGGGCTTGGGAGTGAGGCAAAGCCATACCGGACGCAGGATCCGGCGTACGCGGCGCGTGAGCTGCGTGAGCTGGCCACCCTGGCTCGGCGCGGGCTGCTCTCCCGGAGGAAGCAGCCACTGCTCTGGTGCCCCGAGGAACAGAAGGTGCTGGGGGAGCATGAGGTGGAGGAAGCATCCCGCCTGAGCCCCTCGGTCTACGTGGCCTTCCGCGCGGGGCCCGAGGTGGCGGAGCGGTTCTCCTCGCTGAAAGGGCGCGAGGTCTTCTTCGTCACCTGGACGCTGGCGCCGTGGTCACTGCCGGGCAACGTGGCCCTCTCGGTGAATGCGGACTTCGAGTACGTCTTCTACGAGGCAGGCCAGCGCGTGCTCTGCGTGGCCAAGGACCTGCTGGCCAAGGTGCTCGCCGAGGTGAAGGCGGACGAGCTGGTGATGAAGAACGCGCGCCTGCCCGGCGGCGATGTGGAGACGGTGGCGTTCGATGATCTGCGGAAGATCCTCGTGTACGCGAGCGGCGAGGACCTGGCGGGCCTTCGCTACCAGCACCCGTTCCTGGAGCGGACAGGGCAGGTGGTGCTGGGTGGGCCCTCGACGTTGGAGCAGGGCACGGGGCTGGTGCACGTGGCGCCGGGGCTCGGCCAGGGAGACGCCGAGGTGGACCCGAAGCTCGGTCTGGAGCTCTACAACCCCGTGGGCCAGAACGGGCGCTATGACGAGACGGTGGGCACGCCGCTCCAGGGGATGCGGGTGCTCGCGGCCGATTCGGTCATCCTGGAGTTGCTGGCGGAGCGGGGTGCCCTGCTGAATGCGAAGAAGGACACGGTGGAGCACTCCCTGCCGCACTGCCGGAGCTGCCATCAGCCCGTCATCCGGGCCGCCTCCGCTCAGTGGTTCATCGCGTTGGATTCGCCGCTGCCGGGCGGGAAGACGCTCCGCGAGCGGGCGATGGAGGAAGCAGACCGGGTGCAGTGGAGGCCTGACAGCGGGCGCGGCGCTCTTCGGGACGTGTTGGAGAAGCGGGCGGATGGGTGCATCAGCCGGAAGGAGAGCTGGGGCGTCCCCCTGCCCATCGCGTACTGCGAGGGCTGCGGCGAGGCGGTGGTGTCTCCTGAGCTGATGGAGCGCGTGGCAGCGACGGTGGAGAAGGCGGACGCGAGCGTGTGGCACCGCACGCCGGTGGAGGAGTTCCTGGGCGCGGACTTCCGGTGTGCCTCGTGTGGCGGGAGCCGGTTCCGGCGCGAGACCGATACCTTGGATCCGCAGTTCGATGCGGCGTGCATGTTCTCGGCGGTGCTCGGTCCGCGACAGGGCCTGCCAGCGGACCTGTGCCTGACGGAGCGTGAGCAGCTCGACGGCTGGCTCGCCTCGGCGATGGTGGTGTCCGTGGGCACTCGGGACGCGTCTCCCTACCGGACTTGTTTCACGCACGGCTCCGGGGTGGATGCCCATGGCCAGAAGCTGTCCAGGAGCCAAGAGCGCGACGCTGACGCCAAGACGTTCGTGGTGCGGTACGGCGCGGAGGTGCTGCGGCTGTGGGCGGCCTTCAGCGATCTCCAGAACGATGTGCCGCTGTCGGACGCGATCCGTGAGGCGCTGATCCAGGACCTCGCGAAGCTTCGCCACACGCTGGCCTTCGCGCTGGGCCACCTCTCCGGCTTCGAGCCCGCGAGGGACTCCGTGCCCGCCTCGCAGTTGCTCCCGCTGGATGCGTGGGCGCGGGGACGGCTGTCGGAGATGGTGGCGCGCGTGCGCGAGGCCTATGAGGCTCACGCGCTTCACCGCGTGCACTCGGATGTGATGGACTTCTGCGCGGCGGAGCTGTCCGCGACGTACTTCGCCATCATCGAGGATCGGCTCCTCACGGCGAGTGCCTCGGGGCGGGAGCGGCGGAGCGCGCAGACTGTGCTGTTCGAGGTGGCTTCCTCGCTGCTGCGGCTGCTGGCGCCCATCCTGAGCTTCACGGCCGAGGAGGCCTGGCAGCAGCTCCCGGGCCGGTCTGCGGAGAGTGTCTTTCTGACGGACCTGCCCCAGCCCGTGGGGCCCATGGACCCGGAGCTGGCGGAGCGGTACGCGCGGCTCCTGGCCATGCGCAGCGCGGTGCGGGTTCTCATCGAGGAGACACTGCGAGAGGAGCGGCTCGGCTCCTCTCTGAATGCACGGGTGGTGCTCGCGGCGGCCGGTGAGGCGAAAGCCTTTCTCCTCGCGCACATCGAAGAGCTGCCCGCGCTGTTCCGGGTGAGCCAGGTGGAGCTGGTGGATGAGCCTGGGCCGAAGGCGCGGCCGCTCGCGCTGGCCCAGGCATGGAACGGCGCGGAGCTGGCGGCCGAGGTGCTGCCTGCCTGGGGCGCGAAGTGCCCGCGCTGCGGCGGGTTCGCGGAAGAGGTGGAGCAGGAGAGCGAGGTGTGCCCCCGGTGCAGTGAGGCCTTGAGCTGA
- a CDS encoding pilus assembly protein TadG-related protein, whose product MTMLRRGQTLIIFTFMLLFLSLMVLLTVSFGMRVRERMELQTLADAAAYSNAVATARTFNTVAIAHRTAWALTVARSATQAYISWTSIYRDALAALQQDASIFIAAYIAGVCPIPQKIPAGIAFGLWKQKLSQEAQRIQGVWDGVDKAASAQVREYNITTATFLESDFKANSDMLAGLLQGQNIAKKVIAQAGGSPWPITAPDAADMVATREAASDCNQGAWCNGLVGGTSIHQYEIYMGTRDDSFTTGRGGGTMLMTSKLMQLVQGYGTIAYLGGEGASARSDQLQGPVHGAEANWGAATSDDHGNLFYLGRFGGCPIPVPPLSLSADVLANLESNPDKHEWSRGTCPNASDTQTHSGIGDIAGGNWPITYDYTEAKVKDQADAYGQPKLYALLQRDYGGGSGQLDKSVFLDFDFAFVPGSPKHFSNRGTRSEGKQLGSNLRATGGASIDISKQTALATGMAYYHRGDDWKEPPNLMNPYWRATLVSPDIDQQGKMPGGDIPTTMQQAGVPWAGDAAKALYNAGFRGFQ is encoded by the coding sequence ATGACGATGCTCCGTCGCGGACAAACCCTGATCATTTTCACCTTCATGCTGCTGTTCCTGTCGCTGATGGTGCTGCTCACCGTCTCGTTCGGTATGCGGGTGCGTGAGCGCATGGAGCTGCAGACGCTGGCGGACGCGGCCGCGTACAGCAACGCGGTGGCCACCGCCCGCACCTTCAACACGGTCGCCATCGCGCACCGCACCGCGTGGGCGTTGACGGTGGCCCGGTCCGCCACGCAGGCCTATATCAGCTGGACCTCCATCTACCGGGACGCGCTGGCGGCGCTGCAGCAGGATGCCTCGATCTTCATCGCCGCCTATATCGCCGGCGTGTGCCCCATCCCTCAGAAGATCCCGGCGGGCATCGCTTTCGGCCTGTGGAAGCAGAAGCTCAGCCAGGAGGCCCAACGCATCCAGGGCGTATGGGACGGGGTGGACAAGGCCGCCTCGGCCCAGGTCCGCGAATACAACATCACGACGGCGACCTTCCTGGAGAGCGACTTCAAGGCGAACTCCGACATGCTGGCGGGGTTGCTGCAGGGCCAGAACATCGCCAAGAAGGTGATCGCCCAGGCAGGCGGCAGCCCCTGGCCCATCACCGCACCGGATGCGGCGGACATGGTCGCCACGCGCGAGGCCGCCTCCGACTGCAACCAGGGCGCCTGGTGCAACGGGCTGGTCGGCGGCACCAGCATCCATCAGTATGAAATCTACATGGGCACCCGTGACGACTCCTTCACCACGGGCCGCGGTGGCGGCACCATGCTGATGACCTCCAAGCTCATGCAGCTCGTTCAAGGGTATGGGACCATCGCCTATCTCGGGGGCGAGGGGGCTTCCGCCCGCTCGGATCAGCTTCAAGGCCCTGTGCACGGCGCGGAGGCCAACTGGGGTGCGGCGACTTCGGATGACCACGGCAACCTCTTCTACCTCGGCCGCTTTGGCGGGTGCCCCATCCCGGTGCCCCCCCTGTCCCTGAGCGCCGACGTGCTGGCCAACCTCGAGTCCAACCCGGACAAGCACGAGTGGAGCCGCGGCACGTGCCCGAACGCGTCTGACACACAAACCCACTCGGGCATCGGCGACATCGCGGGCGGCAACTGGCCCATCACCTACGACTACACCGAGGCCAAGGTGAAGGACCAGGCGGACGCGTACGGACAGCCCAAGCTGTACGCGCTGCTGCAGCGGGACTACGGCGGCGGCTCCGGCCAGTTGGACAAGAGCGTCTTCCTGGACTTCGACTTCGCCTTCGTGCCGGGCTCGCCCAAGCACTTCTCCAACCGGGGCACCCGCAGTGAGGGCAAGCAGCTGGGCTCCAACCTGAGGGCCACGGGCGGGGCCTCCATCGACATCTCCAAGCAGACGGCGCTGGCCACGGGCATGGCGTACTACCACCGGGGGGATGATTGGAAGGAGCCGCCCAATCTGATGAACCCCTACTGGCGCGCCACCCTGGTGTCGCCGGACATCGACCAGCAGGGCAAGATGCCCGGCGGCGACATTCCCACGACGATGCAGCAAGCCGGGGTGCCGTGGGCGGGTGACGCGGCCAAGGCGCTGTACAACGCAGGCTTCCGAGGCTTCCAATGA
- a CDS encoding TadE/TadG family type IV pilus assembly protein — protein sequence MASSGKKPRNGESGQAAVESALTLPLVIFLFLGTLQLFMMLQARIMTQYAAFRATRAGSVNNGNCERMMHAAIAALLPTMERTNTPDALAAAFSAHRNNKLAPLPGFNGDMIWLIREQPTNVNADDLNFDQGLAPPMRLEVRLVYWYPMRIPFANWVMTKMFRAHFAIQDYTAANPLILAEKNANWTTSANSTMEAQILGEYTSRSANEFIFPITASYSMRMMTPALQQYFSQQNCAP from the coding sequence ATGGCTTCCTCCGGAAAAAAGCCTCGCAATGGCGAGTCGGGTCAGGCGGCGGTCGAGTCTGCCCTCACCCTGCCGCTGGTCATCTTCCTCTTTCTGGGCACGCTGCAGCTCTTCATGATGCTGCAGGCGCGCATCATGACGCAGTACGCGGCCTTCCGTGCCACGCGCGCTGGCAGCGTGAACAACGGCAACTGCGAGAGGATGATGCACGCGGCCATTGCCGCGCTGCTGCCCACGATGGAGCGCACCAATACACCGGACGCTCTGGCGGCGGCCTTCTCCGCGCACCGGAACAACAAGCTGGCCCCCCTGCCCGGCTTCAACGGGGACATGATCTGGCTGATCCGTGAGCAGCCCACGAACGTCAACGCGGACGACCTGAACTTCGACCAGGGGCTCGCCCCGCCGATGCGGCTCGAGGTCCGGCTCGTCTACTGGTACCCGATGCGCATCCCCTTCGCCAACTGGGTGATGACCAAGATGTTCCGGGCGCACTTCGCCATCCAGGACTACACCGCGGCCAACCCGCTCATTCTCGCGGAGAAGAACGCGAACTGGACCACCAGCGCCAACAGCACCATGGAGGCGCAGATCCTGGGCGAGTACACCTCGCGCAGCGCCAATGAGTTCATCTTCCCCATCACCGCCAGCTACTCGATGCGGATGATGACCCCTGCGCTGCAGCAATACTTCAGTCAGCAGAACTGCGCCCCCTGA
- a CDS encoding sigma 54-interacting transcriptional regulator, whose product MGHVSTITVVKLHKCRLTVSAGPDLGRTVVSDKERLRVGSHPQNDLVLVEDRTASRHHFEIQYTDRGHLLVDLSSTNGTFLDGRRIERAYLSAGSQIRAGSSVLTFAPIDEEVTIEPEREGELCGMVGQSVKMRQIFGLIKKIAPMDVSVIIQGETGTGKELVARAIHELSMRSRGPLVVLDCGAIPPNLIESELFGHEKGAFTGAVSSRPGAFERANGGTIFLDELGELRLDLQPKLLRVLENREVRRVGGNDVIEVDCRVIAATNRDLVKEIASGNFREDLFFRLSVIQIQLPPLRQRRDDIPNILKRALAEPEVVERHGRKRFSPEALGMLMGYGWPGNVRELMNVLSHVLTFSEGEEILPAHLPPRVRGQDRQGPLPFNEHLSFKDAKEQLLENFEREYITSVLARCEGNLSRAARESGLHRKSIERLVKKYQLDAKGMKPR is encoded by the coding sequence ATGGGCCATGTGTCCACCATTACGGTGGTCAAGCTCCACAAGTGCCGGTTGACCGTGTCCGCGGGCCCGGACCTCGGGCGCACGGTGGTGTCCGACAAGGAGCGGCTGCGCGTGGGCTCCCACCCGCAGAATGACCTGGTGCTCGTGGAGGACCGCACCGCCAGCCGCCACCACTTCGAGATTCAGTACACGGACCGGGGCCACTTGCTGGTGGACCTGAGCTCCACCAACGGCACCTTCCTGGATGGCCGCCGGATTGAACGCGCCTACCTCTCGGCGGGCTCGCAGATCCGCGCGGGCTCCAGCGTCCTCACCTTCGCGCCCATCGACGAAGAAGTCACCATCGAGCCGGAGCGTGAGGGCGAGCTGTGCGGCATGGTGGGGCAGAGCGTGAAGATGCGGCAGATCTTCGGCCTCATCAAGAAGATCGCCCCCATGGACGTGTCCGTCATCATCCAGGGCGAGACGGGCACCGGCAAGGAGCTGGTGGCGCGCGCCATCCACGAGCTGTCCATGCGCAGCCGCGGCCCGCTGGTGGTGCTGGACTGCGGCGCCATTCCGCCCAACCTCATCGAGAGCGAGCTGTTCGGCCACGAGAAGGGCGCCTTCACCGGCGCGGTGAGCAGCCGCCCCGGCGCCTTCGAGCGCGCCAACGGCGGCACCATCTTCCTGGATGAGCTCGGAGAGCTGCGGCTCGACTTGCAGCCCAAGCTGCTGCGCGTGCTGGAGAACCGCGAGGTGCGGCGCGTGGGCGGCAACGACGTCATCGAGGTGGACTGCCGCGTCATCGCCGCCACCAACCGCGACTTGGTGAAGGAGATCGCCTCGGGCAACTTCCGCGAGGACCTCTTCTTCCGCCTCTCCGTCATCCAGATTCAATTGCCGCCGCTGCGCCAGCGCCGCGATGACATCCCCAACATCCTCAAGCGCGCCCTCGCGGAGCCGGAGGTGGTGGAGCGCCACGGGCGCAAGCGCTTCTCGCCCGAGGCCCTGGGCATGCTCATGGGCTACGGCTGGCCGGGCAACGTGCGCGAGCTGATGAACGTGCTCTCCCACGTGCTCACCTTCTCCGAGGGCGAGGAGATTCTGCCGGCCCACCTGCCGCCGCGCGTCCGCGGCCAGGACCGCCAGGGCCCGCTGCCCTTCAACGAGCACCTCTCCTTCAAGGACGCCAAGGAGCAGCTGCTCGAGAACTTCGAGCGCGAGTACATCACCAGCGTGCTCGCCCGCTGCGAGGGCAACCTCTCCCGCGCCGCGCGCGAGAGCGGCCTGCACCGCAAGTCCATCGAGCGGCTCGTGAAGAAGTACCAGCTGGATGCCAAGGGCATGAAGCCGCGCTGA
- a CDS encoding ATP-grasp domain-containing protein — MPPRKAKPKKAPAPARPEAPASAPVPPTERPARRRAKKTVVILSRKRSLYSTRRLVEAIKHRGHRPLVLDTLRCSMILARGKPRMMYRGVEIRGVDVVIPRIGASITAYGLAVVTHFDMMGVPVVNAAQSISRSRDKLRCLQYLSRAGLDIPRTVMAHDRSNVRKLVEEVGGLPVIIKLIRGTQGVGVMIAHTQPEVQTIVDTFWDLGQEIVLQEFVAESKGKDVRALVVGDRVVGAMRRQAKKEGEFRSNIHRGGEGQPIQLPPSYIEAAVTAASIIGLGIAGVDMLEGHEGPRLMEINSSPGFEGLEAATRQDIAGEMIDYALEFAESKRADKRTHRRVS, encoded by the coding sequence ATGCCTCCCCGCAAGGCGAAGCCGAAGAAAGCGCCGGCCCCGGCCCGTCCCGAGGCCCCGGCGAGTGCCCCCGTGCCACCCACGGAGCGACCGGCTCGCCGCCGTGCGAAGAAGACCGTGGTCATCCTCTCCCGGAAGCGCTCGCTGTACTCCACGCGACGATTGGTGGAGGCCATCAAGCACCGAGGGCACCGTCCGCTGGTGCTGGACACGCTGCGATGCAGCATGATTCTGGCCAGGGGAAAGCCGCGGATGATGTACCGCGGAGTCGAGATTCGCGGCGTGGACGTGGTGATTCCACGCATTGGCGCTTCCATCACGGCCTACGGGCTGGCGGTGGTGACCCACTTCGACATGATGGGCGTGCCGGTGGTGAACGCGGCGCAGTCCATCTCGCGCAGCCGGGACAAGCTGCGGTGCCTGCAGTACCTGTCACGCGCGGGATTGGACATTCCACGCACGGTGATGGCGCACGACCGGAGCAACGTCCGCAAGCTCGTGGAGGAGGTAGGCGGGCTGCCCGTCATCATCAAGCTCATCCGGGGCACGCAGGGAGTCGGGGTGATGATTGCCCACACGCAGCCTGAGGTGCAGACCATCGTGGACACCTTCTGGGACCTGGGCCAGGAGATCGTCCTCCAGGAGTTCGTCGCCGAGAGCAAGGGCAAGGACGTACGCGCCCTCGTGGTGGGCGACCGGGTGGTGGGGGCGATGCGGCGCCAGGCGAAGAAAGAGGGCGAGTTCCGCTCCAACATCCACCGAGGCGGCGAGGGGCAGCCCATCCAACTTCCGCCGTCCTATATCGAGGCGGCGGTGACGGCGGCGAGCATCATCGGGCTGGGCATCGCCGGAGTGGACATGCTCGAGGGCCACGAGGGCCCGCGGTTGATGGAAATCAACTCCAGCCCGGGCTTCGAGGGCCTGGAGGCAGCCACCCGCCAGGACATCGCCGGGGAGATGATCGACTACGCGCTGGAGTTCGCGGAGAGCAAGCGTGCAGACAAGCGGACCCACCGCCGGGTGAGTTGA